In Deinococcus radiophilus, a single window of DNA contains:
- a CDS encoding Fic family protein, producing MTGAESQHLEWKESWRDEYLKWICAFANSGGGTLVVGRGDSGRAVGVADPQRLLEDLPNKIRNLLGLVVPVQLRHEEGHALIEIHVEASPYPVSYRGKYYSRSGSTTQELSGAALDAFLLRMQGRHWDSVPVPRVGPAHLSDKALARFRTLAARSGRVETEWLEESDTVLLERLRLVEGDYLKRAAILLFHPDPEQFIGGAFVKIGAFGDSDADLRFQDEVHGPLILQVERTVEVLKAKYLKALISYQGLQRIESLQVPEAALREAVLNAVVHKDYSSSVPIQISVYPGRLLIFNPGQLPQGWTLEKLLGKHASLPFNPDIANAFFRAGQIESWGRGIERVREVCRAAGATEPQWKAEPTELWVEFELLQEQIGRVPPQVTPQVTPQVKLLMTLGERTLSRQKLQEELGLKDTQYFRQSYLLPALEAGLIEMTIPDKPTSRLQKYRLTEQGRAALGQQGDLP from the coding sequence ATGACGGGCGCCGAATCCCAGCACCTGGAGTGGAAGGAGTCCTGGCGCGACGAGTACCTGAAATGGATCTGCGCCTTTGCCAACAGTGGAGGCGGCACACTGGTGGTGGGCCGCGGCGACTCTGGCAGAGCGGTTGGCGTCGCTGACCCACAGCGGCTGCTGGAGGACCTGCCCAACAAAATCCGCAATCTGCTGGGACTCGTTGTTCCCGTACAGCTGCGTCATGAAGAGGGGCACGCTCTGATTGAGATTCACGTTGAGGCTTCCCCTTACCCTGTCTCCTACCGCGGCAAATACTACTCCCGCAGTGGCAGCACCACGCAGGAACTGAGCGGCGCAGCGCTGGACGCCTTTTTGTTACGAATGCAGGGCCGCCACTGGGATTCAGTCCCTGTACCGAGAGTTGGGCCTGCTCACCTGAGTGATAAGGCCTTGGCCCGCTTCCGCACTCTGGCGGCCCGCAGTGGCCGGGTAGAGACAGAATGGCTGGAAGAATCTGACACGGTGCTGTTAGAGCGTCTGCGCCTAGTGGAAGGAGATTACCTCAAACGGGCAGCGATCCTCCTCTTTCACCCTGACCCGGAACAGTTTATCGGCGGCGCGTTCGTCAAAATTGGAGCTTTTGGCGACAGCGACGCTGACTTGCGGTTTCAAGACGAAGTGCATGGGCCACTGATCTTACAGGTGGAGCGGACGGTAGAGGTGCTGAAGGCCAAGTATCTAAAGGCACTGATCAGCTACCAGGGTTTACAGCGCATCGAAAGTCTACAAGTGCCTGAAGCGGCGCTGCGCGAGGCGGTCCTCAATGCCGTCGTTCACAAGGATTACTCGAGCAGCGTGCCTATTCAGATCAGCGTGTATCCAGGCCGGCTGCTCATCTTCAATCCGGGGCAATTACCGCAGGGCTGGACGCTCGAAAAACTACTGGGTAAACATGCCTCACTGCCGTTCAACCCGGATATCGCCAATGCGTTTTTCCGTGCCGGGCAGATTGAATCGTGGGGGCGCGGTATTGAGCGGGTACGGGAGGTCTGCCGCGCAGCTGGGGCCACTGAGCCGCAGTGGAAGGCTGAGCCCACAGAGCTCTGGGTGGAATTTGAACTTCTGCAAGAACAAATCGGTCGGGTGCCCCCCCAAGTCACCCCCCAAGTCACCCCCCAAGTCAAGTTGCTGATGACTCTGGGGGAGCGAACCCTGAGCCGACAGAAGTTGCAGGAGGAACTGGGCCTCAAGGACACCCAATACTTCCGACAGAGTTACCTTCTGCCGGCCTTAGAAGCGGGACTCATCGAAATGACCATTCCTGACAAACCCACCAGTCGCCTGCAAAAGTACCGCCTCACCGAGCAGGGACGCGCCGCTCTCGGTCAGCAAGGAGACCTCCCATGA
- a CDS encoding HigA family addiction module antitoxin translates to MTTKAHETSLPPLTDWAIPPGEYLAEVLEDLNMTQADLSRRMGRPAQAINELIKGEKELTPETALQLAQVVGVPAHIWTGLENEYRLILARQTEQKKIKEERDLLKRFPLKEMAQWGFIKMVRDKAEQVIQLRQFFGVATLTAIPNVSDYKPAFRKQEGKKDHSYAIAAWLQAGKHQAAKQETAEFQAEALAACITRIRHLSCEDPSTGVPELKAQLASCGVALVPLPHFKGTGVHGAVFWEKRNGVDRAVVLVTLRRKYSDTFWFTLLHELGHVLLHKPDRRKVFLDVGGTSAQEDEADAFAASRLLPLEAYTAFVEAGDFSQTAIQSFAARESICPGIVVGRLQKEKIISYRELDHLRVRYEFSAEDFAES, encoded by the coding sequence ATGACGACTAAAGCTCACGAGACCTCCCTTCCACCCCTGACCGACTGGGCCATCCCACCGGGAGAGTACTTGGCGGAGGTGCTGGAAGACCTGAACATGACTCAGGCTGATCTGAGCCGCCGCATGGGCAGGCCGGCTCAGGCCATCAATGAACTGATCAAAGGGGAAAAGGAGCTGACGCCCGAGACAGCGCTGCAGTTGGCGCAGGTAGTCGGCGTTCCAGCACACATCTGGACCGGCCTAGAAAACGAGTACCGGCTCATTCTGGCCCGTCAGACCGAGCAGAAAAAAATCAAAGAAGAGCGTGACCTGCTCAAACGGTTTCCCCTCAAGGAAATGGCGCAGTGGGGATTCATCAAGATGGTTCGTGACAAGGCGGAGCAGGTCATTCAACTGCGTCAGTTTTTTGGTGTGGCCACATTGACCGCGATCCCCAACGTCAGTGATTACAAGCCTGCGTTCCGAAAGCAGGAAGGTAAAAAAGACCATTCCTATGCCATCGCTGCCTGGCTTCAGGCCGGCAAGCATCAGGCCGCGAAACAGGAAACGGCCGAGTTTCAGGCCGAAGCCCTGGCAGCGTGCATCACCAGAATTCGTCACCTGAGCTGCGAAGACCCTAGTACCGGCGTTCCAGAGCTCAAGGCTCAACTGGCGAGCTGCGGTGTCGCCTTAGTCCCCCTCCCTCACTTCAAAGGAACGGGTGTTCATGGAGCTGTGTTCTGGGAGAAGAGGAACGGCGTCGACCGGGCGGTCGTGCTGGTCACCCTGCGCCGTAAGTACAGCGATACCTTCTGGTTCACCCTGCTGCACGAGCTGGGACACGTCCTGCTGCATAAACCCGACCGGCGGAAAGTCTTTCTAGATGTAGGCGGAACGTCAGCGCAGGAAGATGAAGCCGATGCGTTTGCCGCCTCTCGGCTGCTCCCCTTAGAGGCGTACACGGCGTTTGTTGAAGCAGGCGATTTCAGTCAGACCGCGATTCAGAGCTTCGCTGCGCGCGAATCCATCTGTCCTGGGATCGTCGTTGGCCGCCTACAGAAGGAAAAAATCATCAGCTACAGAGAGCTTGATCACTTGCGTGTCCGCTATGAATTCTCTGCCGAGGATTTCGCCGAATCATGA
- a CDS encoding type II toxin-antitoxin system RelE/ParE family toxin, with amino-acid sequence MQVEFRTKKLRKQYESEKAATKAYGPEVARKYVQRIGIIKQTASLEELQAQRPLRCHALKGNRQGEWAINLTGFMRLIFTFEDEELTIVCIEEVSKHYDD; translated from the coding sequence GTGCAGGTAGAGTTCAGAACCAAGAAGCTCCGAAAGCAGTATGAATCCGAGAAAGCAGCAACGAAGGCGTATGGTCCTGAGGTAGCCAGGAAGTACGTTCAGCGTATTGGCATCATCAAACAGACAGCTTCCTTGGAAGAACTTCAAGCTCAGCGCCCGCTCCGGTGTCATGCCCTCAAAGGCAATAGACAGGGCGAGTGGGCCATCAACTTAACCGGATTCATGCGGCTGATTTTTACCTTTGAAGACGAGGAATTAACCATCGTGTGTATTGAAGAGGTGAGCAAACACTATGACGACTAA
- a CDS encoding DUF262 domain-containing protein: MSDITPIYKTISELLSNQTFSIDDYQREYKWDEKNIQELLRDLQGKFESSYREGDQTSEVPKYDSYYLGSIILSNQGEKKYLVDGQQRMTSLTLLLIALMHKTQVQHTRVAQRISSLVFWDDNGIDRFKLDIPERLEVINALFNGQDFNPDGKDESIRNIYARYGQIEQDELWEELGPALPHFAYWLMGRVGLIEIQTGDDAKAYAVFETVNDRGKPLSPVDMLKSYLLGKINDEDRRRQANKVWREEIEKLSSKDEPDLDVQAIKAWLRAQYAQTIRERKAGAKDGDWELIGGSTFHRWVKEHERDLGLETAQGAERFMLHLMPFFMKAYRLILGARKEYTPGLEAVFYNAHNDFTWQSTVLLSPLTLSDDDETVRRKIEVTARYLDIWIMRRVVNYIRVSYSSVSYAMFLLTKDIRHKSLPELVEVLTAKLAEDGQDINFAGSPSRGREGLKALGLNQFSKRYIFHLLARVSEEVERSSGRNERFDQFVARKKNGYDIEHIWSSKLFEPGGEFADEQEFQEWRNRAGSLLLLPADVNRSLQDKPYEYKRGKYAAQNFYAASLHEAPYTNQPQFRNFRESLPVPDLFEPLPQFGKAEQQMRSELLLHLAERIWSPSQIERAAQG, translated from the coding sequence ATGAGCGACATCACACCCATCTACAAGACCATCAGCGAACTCCTAAGCAACCAGACCTTTTCGATTGACGACTACCAGCGCGAGTACAAGTGGGACGAGAAGAACATCCAGGAGCTGCTGCGTGACCTGCAAGGCAAATTTGAGTCGTCTTACCGGGAAGGTGACCAGACGAGCGAGGTCCCCAAGTACGACAGCTACTACCTTGGTTCCATCATTCTGAGCAACCAGGGCGAGAAGAAGTACCTGGTGGATGGTCAGCAACGTATGACCTCGCTGACCCTGCTCTTGATAGCGCTGATGCACAAAACCCAGGTTCAACATACGAGAGTGGCGCAGCGGATCTCCAGCCTGGTGTTCTGGGATGATAACGGGATTGACCGCTTCAAGCTCGATATTCCAGAGCGGCTTGAGGTTATCAATGCCCTGTTCAATGGTCAGGACTTCAACCCCGACGGCAAGGACGAATCCATTCGCAACATCTATGCCCGTTACGGCCAGATCGAGCAGGATGAGCTCTGGGAGGAACTGGGGCCGGCACTGCCACACTTTGCCTACTGGCTGATGGGACGCGTGGGTCTGATTGAAATTCAGACAGGAGACGATGCCAAAGCTTATGCCGTCTTCGAAACGGTCAACGACCGGGGCAAGCCGCTCAGTCCTGTGGACATGCTCAAGTCTTACCTCCTGGGCAAAATTAACGATGAAGACCGGCGGCGGCAGGCAAACAAGGTGTGGCGTGAAGAGATTGAGAAGCTGAGCAGCAAGGATGAACCAGACCTGGATGTTCAGGCCATCAAAGCGTGGCTGCGAGCGCAGTATGCCCAAACCATCCGCGAGCGTAAGGCGGGTGCCAAGGACGGCGACTGGGAACTGATCGGCGGCAGCACGTTTCACCGCTGGGTCAAAGAGCACGAACGGGACTTGGGCCTGGAAACGGCGCAAGGAGCCGAGCGGTTCATGTTGCACCTCATGCCATTCTTCATGAAGGCGTATCGTCTGATCCTGGGGGCCCGCAAAGAGTACACACCAGGTTTGGAAGCTGTGTTTTACAACGCCCACAACGACTTTACCTGGCAGAGCACAGTGTTGCTTTCGCCCCTGACGCTGTCGGATGACGATGAGACCGTACGCCGCAAAATAGAAGTCACGGCACGCTATTTGGACATCTGGATTATGCGCCGCGTGGTGAACTACATACGCGTTTCCTACTCCAGTGTGTCTTACGCAATGTTCCTGCTGACCAAGGACATCCGGCATAAGAGCCTGCCTGAGCTGGTTGAAGTGCTGACCGCAAAGCTGGCGGAGGATGGGCAGGACATCAACTTCGCGGGCAGCCCCTCCCGGGGACGCGAAGGCCTCAAAGCGCTGGGTCTGAATCAGTTCAGCAAGCGCTATATCTTCCACCTCCTCGCCCGCGTCTCAGAAGAGGTCGAAAGGAGCAGCGGCCGCAACGAACGCTTTGACCAGTTTGTCGCCAGAAAGAAGAACGGTTATGACATCGAGCATATCTGGTCCAGCAAGCTGTTTGAGCCTGGAGGTGAGTTTGCCGATGAGCAGGAGTTTCAAGAGTGGCGCAACCGTGCCGGCTCTCTACTTCTGCTCCCCGCCGATGTCAACCGCAGCCTGCAAGACAAGCCTTACGAGTACAAGCGCGGCAAGTATGCGGCGCAGAACTTCTACGCAGCCAGCCTCCACGAAGCGCCTTACACCAATCAGCCGCAGTTCAGGAATTTTAGGGAGAGCCTTCCAGTTCCAGACCTCTTTGAGCCACTGCCGCAGTTCGGCAAAGCCGAGCAACAGATGCGCTCCGAACTCTTGCTGCACCTGGCCGAGCGCATCTGGTCGCCCTCGCAAATTGAGCGTGCTGCACAGGGTTAA
- a CDS encoding restriction endonuclease subunit S — translation MSNIPEGYKQTEVGILPEDWEVKKLEEVGEALIGLTYSPSDVASEGILVLRSSNIQNGMLSFGDNVYVKSEVPDRIMVRTGDILICVRNGSRDLIGKSTVLDNRANGMTFGAFMSVFRSTYTKYLAHFFKSHIFLSQVEQHLGATINQITNASIYSFIAPLPPLPEQHAIAEALADADALIAAQERLIAKKQAIKQGAMQELLTGRRRLEGFEGVWDIRPIGELLKIRHGKNQREVEVSDGTIPILATGGQIGVAATPLYSKPSVLIGRKGTINKPQYIEKPFWTVDTLFYSEILGDNSAKFLYYVFTNIDWMQFNEASGVPSLNARTIEAVEIACPLPAEQHAIAVILSDMDAEIEALEQRLSKMRALKQGMMQELLTGRTRLI, via the coding sequence ATGAGCAATATACCAGAAGGCTACAAGCAGACCGAGGTGGGGATCCTTCCTGAAGATTGGGAAGTAAAGAAGCTGGAGGAAGTCGGAGAAGCTCTAATAGGTCTAACTTATTCACCTAGTGATGTAGCAAGTGAAGGCATCCTAGTTTTAAGGTCTTCAAACATACAAAACGGAATGCTCTCCTTTGGGGACAACGTTTATGTAAAATCTGAGGTTCCGGATAGGATTATGGTCAGGACTGGTGACATTCTGATATGCGTCAGGAACGGCAGTAGAGATTTAATCGGTAAGTCTACGGTTCTAGACAATCGAGCAAATGGCATGACTTTTGGCGCATTTATGAGTGTATTTAGGAGTACTTACACCAAATACTTAGCACATTTCTTTAAGTCACATATCTTCCTTTCTCAGGTTGAACAGCATCTAGGCGCAACTATTAATCAAATTACGAACGCCAGTATTTACTCTTTTATCGCTCCTCTCCCCCCTCTCCCCGAACAGCACGCCATTGCTGAGGCGCTGGCTGATGCCGATGCACTGATTGCCGCGCAGGAGCGGCTAATTGCCAAGAAGCAGGCCATCAAGCAGGGGGCCATGCAGGAACTGCTGACGGGACGTAGGCGGCTGGAGGGGTTCGAAGGGGTGTGGGATATAAGGCCCATCGGTGAGCTGCTAAAAATCCGTCACGGTAAGAATCAGCGCGAAGTCGAAGTTTCTGACGGCACAATTCCCATCTTGGCAACTGGTGGACAGATTGGTGTGGCCGCAACACCTCTCTACAGCAAGCCTTCCGTATTAATTGGTCGTAAGGGTACCATCAATAAACCTCAGTACATAGAGAAGCCGTTCTGGACCGTCGATACTCTCTTCTATTCTGAAATTTTGGGGGATAACAGCGCGAAGTTTCTGTATTACGTCTTTACAAACATTGATTGGATGCAATTCAATGAGGCATCAGGAGTTCCAAGCCTGAACGCTCGCACGATTGAGGCGGTGGAAATTGCGTGTCCACTTCCTGCAGAGCAGCACGCCATCGCCGTCATTCTCTCAGACATGGATGCCGAGATAGAAGCGTTAGAGCAGCGGCTGAGTAAAATGCGGGCGCTCAAGCAAGGCATGATGCAGGAACTCCTGACGGGAAGGACAAGGCTGATATGA
- a CDS encoding HsdM family class I SAM-dependent methyltransferase — MAVKKSDLYSSLWASCNELRGGMDASQYKDYVLFMLFIKYVSDKYADSDDFAPPVVIPAGAAFKDMVALKGNKEIGDKINKQIIAPLVEANSRLAQSDFPNFNDPNKLGDGDEMVGRLTNLIAIFQKPELDFSKNSAENDDLLGDAYEYLMRHFATESGKSKGQFYTPSEVSRVIAQVIGISPETSVGSTSVYDPTCGSGSLLLKVAAQAGKQITLEGQEKDVSTAGLARMNMILHGFPTANILGGSSTLANPKFKDGEQLRTYDYVVANPPFSDKAWSTGITPSTDPYQRFNWGEPPAKQGDYAYLLHVIRSMKSAGKGAIILPHGVLFRGNAEATIRRKLVESGILKGIIGLPANLFYGTGIPAAILVLDKENAEGRQGIMMIDASKGFAKDGPKNRLREQDVHRIVDTFRKGEDVAGYARMVSLSEIADPRNDYNLNLPRYIDSGGNEDIQDLQGHLQGGIPERDLDALSTYWEVMPGLRSVLFAPLRDGYSTLTPELADLKPQILGHTEFNAFQDTVNALFAEWKARNRPKMEMFNSGDSPKHLIEDLAEDLLGTFRAAPLVDPYAIYQSLMNYWQATMQDDADLITADGWVTKAVRIQVKDKKGKFKDKGWMCDLLPKPYIVARYFAEEQAALDAKSAELDAVRSEQDELTEEHSAEEGLFAELDKISVKDVKGLRPSYSGPDNATELATIDRWLELDNRITSLKKKVNELDAQLDAAAYAQYDKLSEAEVKSLVVDDKWLTELQRQLHAEQDRVSHRLTARVRDLAERYAEPLPQLEQEVSDLKAKVSAHLARMGYHAEAQA, encoded by the coding sequence ATGGCCGTTAAAAAATCTGACCTGTACTCCTCGCTCTGGGCATCATGCAATGAGCTCCGTGGAGGGATGGACGCGTCGCAGTACAAGGACTATGTCCTGTTTATGCTCTTTATCAAATATGTCAGCGATAAATACGCTGACAGCGATGATTTCGCGCCACCGGTCGTCATTCCTGCAGGGGCCGCCTTCAAGGATATGGTGGCCCTGAAAGGCAATAAAGAAATCGGCGACAAGATCAACAAGCAAATTATTGCCCCACTGGTTGAGGCCAACAGCCGCCTTGCTCAGAGCGACTTTCCCAACTTCAACGACCCCAACAAGTTGGGTGATGGGGATGAGATGGTCGGACGCCTCACGAATCTTATTGCCATCTTTCAAAAGCCTGAGTTGGATTTTTCCAAAAACAGTGCTGAGAACGACGACCTGCTGGGTGACGCTTACGAGTACTTGATGCGGCACTTCGCTACTGAGAGCGGCAAGAGCAAAGGCCAATTCTACACGCCAAGCGAGGTCAGCCGCGTGATTGCTCAGGTCATTGGCATTTCACCTGAAACGTCTGTCGGAAGTACGAGCGTTTACGACCCGACTTGCGGCTCCGGCTCGCTGCTGCTCAAGGTTGCGGCGCAGGCGGGCAAGCAAATCACCTTGGAAGGCCAGGAGAAGGACGTAAGCACGGCGGGTTTGGCGCGCATGAATATGATTTTGCACGGTTTCCCTACAGCCAATATCCTTGGTGGCAGTAGCACGTTGGCGAATCCCAAATTCAAGGATGGTGAGCAGCTCCGCACCTACGACTATGTTGTGGCCAACCCACCCTTCTCGGACAAAGCTTGGAGTACAGGCATCACGCCCAGCACTGACCCATATCAACGCTTTAATTGGGGGGAGCCACCAGCCAAACAGGGCGACTACGCCTACCTGTTGCACGTCATCCGCAGCATGAAAAGTGCGGGTAAGGGTGCCATTATCCTGCCGCACGGGGTGTTGTTCCGGGGCAACGCTGAAGCGACTATCCGCCGCAAACTGGTGGAGTCAGGCATCTTAAAGGGCATCATCGGTTTGCCTGCCAACCTGTTCTACGGTACGGGCATTCCTGCCGCCATCCTGGTGCTGGATAAGGAAAATGCTGAAGGTCGGCAGGGGATCATGATGATTGATGCCAGCAAAGGCTTCGCCAAGGATGGTCCCAAGAACCGCCTGCGCGAGCAGGACGTTCACCGCATAGTCGATACCTTCCGCAAGGGCGAGGACGTAGCCGGCTACGCCCGCATGGTTTCCCTCAGCGAAATTGCTGACCCACGCAACGATTACAACCTCAACCTGCCCCGCTACATTGATAGCGGTGGTAACGAGGACATTCAGGATTTGCAGGGTCACCTTCAGGGCGGCATCCCAGAGCGTGACCTGGATGCTCTGAGCACCTACTGGGAGGTGATGCCTGGCCTCCGAAGCGTCCTGTTTGCCCCTCTGCGTGATGGCTACAGCACCCTGACGCCCGAACTAGCCGACCTCAAGCCGCAGATTTTAGGACATACCGAATTCAACGCGTTTCAGGACACGGTCAACGCACTGTTCGCCGAGTGGAAGGCCCGCAACCGTCCTAAGATGGAAATGTTCAACTCGGGGGACTCTCCCAAGCACCTTATCGAGGATCTTGCGGAAGACCTGCTTGGTACTTTCCGTGCCGCGCCACTGGTTGACCCTTACGCCATATACCAGTCGCTGATGAACTACTGGCAGGCCACCATGCAAGACGATGCCGACCTGATTACGGCTGATGGATGGGTGACGAAGGCCGTGCGGATTCAGGTCAAGGACAAGAAGGGCAAGTTCAAAGACAAAGGGTGGATGTGTGACCTACTACCTAAGCCATACATTGTGGCCCGTTACTTTGCTGAGGAGCAAGCTGCCTTGGATGCTAAGAGTGCCGAGCTGGACGCTGTCCGCAGCGAGCAGGACGAACTGACTGAAGAACACAGTGCCGAGGAAGGTCTGTTTGCCGAACTGGACAAGATAAGCGTTAAAGACGTGAAGGGCTTACGCCCCAGTTATAGCGGCCCCGACAACGCCACCGAGCTGGCAACTATTGACCGTTGGCTGGAACTGGACAACCGAATTACTTCGCTGAAGAAAAAAGTCAATGAACTGGACGCACAACTGGACGCTGCCGCTTACGCTCAGTATGACAAGCTTTCCGAGGCCGAGGTGAAAAGCCTTGTTGTAGACGACAAATGGCTGACTGAACTGCAGCGGCAACTGCACGCCGAGCAAGACCGCGTGTCGCACCGCCTGACTGCTCGTGTGCGCGACTTGGCCGAACGCTACGCCGAGCCACTGCCCCAGCTGGAGCAGGAGGTCAGCGACCTGAAAGCCAAAGTCAGCGCCCACCTTGCACGCATGGGCTACCACGCCGAGGCCCAAGCATGA